One Glycine max cultivar Williams 82 chromosome 6, Glycine_max_v4.0, whole genome shotgun sequence DNA segment encodes these proteins:
- the LOC100781580 gene encoding pantothenate kinase 2, which produces MAGSLQNQRQQLLGIIEEEEQEKLQKQKEETEGNNNNNNNNKSDMAPTAGNSIHRSGSRPQLDVSKAEIQGNVEEKYPTILLPNQSDDLSHLALDIGGSLIKLVYFSRHEDQSWDDKRKRSMKEPLGLSNGNRRSFPILGGRLHFVKFETRKINECLDFIHSKQLHCGGLESHYSDGVTDQNGIIKATGGGAYKYADLFKERLGVSLDKEDEMDCLVAGANFLLKAIRHEAFTHMEGHKEFVQIEPNDLFPYLLVNIGSGVSMIKVDGDGKFERVSGTNVGGGTYWGLGRLLTKCKSFDELLELSQKGDNRTMDMLVGDIYGGLDYSKIGLSASTIASSFGKTISEKKELEEYRPEDISLSLLRMISYNIGQIAYLNALRFRLKRIFFGGFFIRGHAYTMDTISFAVHFWSNGEAQAMFLRHEGFLGALGAFMSYEKHGLDDLMVHQLVERFPMGAPYTGGKIHGPPLGDLNEKISWMEKFLQKGTEITAPVPMTPLAGTTGLGGFEVPLSKGSTLRSDASALNVGVLHLVPTLEVFPLLADPKLYDPNTIDLSDHSELEYWLTILSEHLPDLVDKAVASEGGTDDAKRRGDAFARAFSAHLARLMEEPSAYGKLGLANLLEMREECLREFQFVDAYRSIKQRENEASLAVLPDLLVELDSMDEESRLLTLIEGVLAANIFDWGSRACVDLYHKGTIIEIYRMSRNKMCRPWRVDDFDDFKERMLGTGDKKMPHHKRALLFVDNSGADIVLGMLPLARELLRRGTEVVLVANSLPALNDVTAMELPDIVAEAAKHCDILRRAAEAGGLLVDAMINTSDSSKENPSSVPLMVVENGCGSPCIDLRQVSSELAAAAKDADLIILEGMGRALHTNLNARFKRDALKLAMVKNQRLAEKLVKGNIYDCICKYEPAS; this is translated from the exons ATGGCTGGTTCTCTTCAAAACCAACGACAACAACTTCTTGGAATTatcgaagaagaagaacaagagaAATTGCAGAAACAGAAAGAAGAGACTGAGgggaacaacaacaataataacaataacaagagTGACATGGCTCCTACGGCAGGGAATTCGATCCACAGGTCGGGTTCGAGGCCGCAACTTGATGTGAGCAAAGCTGAGATTCAAGGGAATGTGGAGGAGAAGTATCCCACCATTTTGTTGCCTAATCAATCTGATGATTTGTCTCATCTTGCTCTTGACATTGGAG GATCTCTGATAAAGTTGGTGTACTTTTCAAGACATGAAGATCAATCATGGGATGATAAAAGGAAGAGAAGCATGAAGGAGCCATTGGGGCTTTCTAATGGTAACAGGAGAAGCTTCCCTATTCTTGGTGGAAGGCTTCACTTTGTGAAGTTTGAAACGAGAAAGATTAATGAGTGCTTGGATTTCATTCATTCTAAGCAGCTTCACTGTGGTG GGTTGGAGTCACATTATTCTGATGGTGTGACTGATCAGAATGGCATAATTAAG GCTACTGGAGGTGGAGCATATAAGTATGCTGACCTTTTCAAAGAAAGACTTGGGGTTAGTCTGGACAAAGAAGATGAAATGGATTGTCTTGTGGCAGGAgcaaatttcttgcttaag GCAATTCGTCATGAAGCTTTCACACACATGGAGGGCCACAAAGAGTTTGTTCAAATTGAACCTAATGATTTATTCCCATATCTTCTGGTTAATATTGGATCTGGTGTTAGTATGATCAAG GTTGATGGGGATGGTAAATTTGAGAGGGTTAGTGGGACAAATGTTGGTGGTGGGACTTATTGGGGCTTGGGAAGACTGTTAACAAAGTGCAAGAG TTTTGATGAGTTGCTTGAGCTGAGTCAGAAAGGAGATAATAGAACTATGGACATGCTAGTTGGGGACATTTACGGGGGTTTGGACTATTCTAAG ATTGGCCTATCAGCTTCCACTATTGCTTCAAGTTTCGGAAAAACGATATCAGAAAAAAAGGAACTTGAAGAGTACAGACCTGAAGACATATCACTCTCTCTTCTACGGATGATTTCATACAATATTGGCCAG ATAGCTTACTTGAATGCGTTGCGATTTCGGTTGAAGCGAATCTTTTTTGGAGGATTTTTTATAAGGGGTCATGCCTATACCATGGACACTATTTCTTTTGCTGTACATTTCTG gtCTAATGGGGAAGCACAAGCAATGTTCTTGCGTCATGAAGGATTTCTGGGAGCTTTAGGTGCATTTATGAGTTATGAGAAGCATGGTTTAGATGACCTCATGGTGCATCAGTTGGTGGAAAGGTTTCCAATGGGTGCTCCATATACAGGAGGCAAGATTCATGGCCCTCCACTTGGAGATTTAAATGAGAAG ATTTCGTGGATGGAGAAGTTTTTGCAGAAGGGAACTGAGATTACTGCACCTGTGCCAATGACTCCACTTGCTGGAACTACTGGGCTTGGGGGTTTTGAAGTTCCTTTGTCAAAAGGAAGTACTCTGCGATCTGATGCAAGTGCTCTAAATGTTGGTGTTCTCCATCTAGTACCAACGTTGGAGGTGTTTCCATTACTAGCAGACCCAAAATT GTATGATCCCAATACGATTGATCTCTCAGATCATAGTGAATTAGA ATATTGGCTCACCATTTTATCAGAGCACTTACCAGATCTTGTGGACAAG GCTGTAGCAAGTGAAGGTGGAactgatgatgccaaaagaagGGGTGATGCTTTTGCTCGTGCATTTTCAGCTCACTTGGCAAG GTTGATGGAGGAGCCTTCTGCATATGGGAAGTTAGGCCTTGCCAATCTCTTGGAAATGAGGGAAGAGTGCTTGAGAGAATTTCAGTTTGTTGATGCCTATAGAAGTATAAAGCAGAG ggaaaatgaggCATCGCTTGCTGTTTTACCTGACTTGCTGGTGGAACTTGATAGTATGGACGAG GAATCAAGGCTGCTTACACTAATTGAAGGTGTTCTTGCAGCAAATATTTTTGACTGGGGATCTCGTGCATGTGTGGATCTCTATCATAAAGGAActattattgaaatttatagAATGAGCCGCAATAAAATGTGCAGACCTTGGCGG GTGGATGATTTTGATGACTTTAAAGAGAGAATGTTAGGGACCGGGGACAAGAAAATGCCCCATCATAAGAGGGCTTTACTTTTCGTAGATAACTCAGGTGCTGACATTGTTCTAGGGATGCTTCCACTGGCTAGGGAGCTCCTCCGCCGTGGAACTGAA GTAGTTCTGGTTGCAAACTCACTTCCTGCCTTAAATGATGTCACTGCAATGGAGCTTCCTGATATTGTAGCTGAAGCTGCCAAG CATTGTGACATTCTTAGGAGAGCTGCTGAAGCTGGAGGCTTGCTTGTGGATGCAATGATTAATACTTCAGACAGCTCTAAGGAAAATCCTTCTTCAGTCCCCTTGATGGTTGTTGAGAACGGGTGTGGTAGTCCATGTATAGACTTAAGACAGGTCAGCTCTGAGCTAGCTGCTGCTGCAAAAGATGCTGATCTG ATAATTTTGGAAGGGATGGGGAGAGCACTTCATACTAACCTAAATGCTCGGTTTAAGCGTGATGCTTTAAAG CTTGCAATGGTGAAAAACCAGAGATTGGCTGAAAAATTGGTTAAAGGGAACATATACGACTGTATTTGCAAATACGAGCCTGCAAGTTGA